One window of Perca flavescens isolate YP-PL-M2 chromosome 6, PFLA_1.0, whole genome shotgun sequence genomic DNA carries:
- the LOC114557401 gene encoding kelch-like protein 38, producing the protein MERPVKVFHYKDQEQSSSLLLQLNRLRQENILTDVSLCSGTNTEIPCHRNVLVSSSPYFRAMFCNNFIERQQTKITLKGVPSAILSSIIDYVYTGLISISMEIVLPLMQAASMLQYGRLFEACSSFLQEQLSPDNCLSMIRLSEIVACNSLRDKAKEMAVKSFSDVSASEDLCELSLPELMGYLEDDGLCAEEEQVFETLVAWIHHDPLSRRGAISDLFKKVRLRHIHPTYLFQFIANDPLIQSSPLCTELIESVRRLMFSGSTKCNGDSAVGFKPLWVAPRRYSYHDMLVVVGGRKNNEQTSREALYFDEKIDKWQWLAKLPIRLYKASYVALHSVLYVIGGLTANTKCSQVSTTVYTLSLKTNQWRTAEPMLEPRFAHQSVSYLHFIFVLGGLGPDKRLTSSVERYNSMFNQWETMAPMPEAVLHPAVAATNQRIYVFGGADAMQNPVRIIQVYHIARNMWCKMENRTVKNVSAPAAIVDDKIYIIGGYTRRMIAYDTKANRFVKCANLKERRMHHSATVLNDKVYVTGGRHINGHDVIEDSDNFECYDPKTDTWTSKGSLPYKLFDHGSLTLTYFSNRHGQNQSSDSYSNGII; encoded by the exons ATGGAGCGACCAGTCAAGGTCTTCCACTACAAAGACCAGGAGCAGTCGTCCAGCCTGCTCCTGCAGCTCAACAGACTGAGACAGGAGAACATCCTGACTGACGTGTCACTGTGTTCAGGGACCAACACAGAGATCCCATGTCATCGCAACGTCCTGGTCTCCAGCAGCCCCTACTTCAGGGCCATGTTCTGCAACAACTtcatagagagacagcagaccAAGATCACCTTGAAAGGCGTCCCATCGGCCATTCTGAGCAGCATCATTGACTATGTTTACACAGGACTCATCAGTATCAGCATGGAGATTGTGCTGCCTCTGATGCAGGCGGCTTCCATGTTGCAATATGGCCGCCTTTTTGAGGCCTGCTCAAGCTTCCTTCAGGAGCAACTGAGCCCTGACAACTGTTTGAGCATGATAAGACTCTCCGAGATCGTGGCTTGTAACAGTTTGAGAGACAAAGCAAAGGAGATGGCCGTGAAGAGCTTCTCCGATGTGTCGGCATCTGAGGATCTGTGTGAGCTCTCCCTACCAGAGCTCATGGGATACCTGGAGGATGATGGTCTTTGCGCGGAGGAGGAGCAGGTCTTTGAGACACTTGTTGCTTGGATCCACCATGATCCTCTATCAAGGCGTGGCGCCATCAGTGACCTTTTTAAGAAAGTTCGCCTACGTCACATCCATCCCACCTACCTCTTCCAATTCATAGCCAACGACCCGCTGATCCAGTCCTCCCCGCTCTGCACCGAGCTCATAGAATCTGTGAGACGCCTGATGTTTTCCGGCAGCACAAAATGCAACGGGGACTCAGCGGTTGGCTTCAAACCCCTCTGGGTGGCACCGAGGCGCTACTCCTACCACGACATGTTGGTGGTTGTGGGAGGGAGGAAGAACAACGAGCAGACCTCGAGGGAGGCCCTCTACtttgatgagaagatcgataaaTGGCAGTGGCTCGCCAAGCTGCCCATTCGTCTGTACAAAGCCTCCTACGTCGCCCTTCACAGTGTCCTGTATGTTATTGGAGGCCTGACCGCAAACACAAAGTGCAGCCAAGTCAGTACGACTGTCTACACACTCTCCCTCAAGACCAACCAGTGGCGGACGGCAGAGCCCATGCTGGAGCCACGCTTTGCCCACCAGAGTGTCTCATATCTCCACTTCATCTTTGTCTTGGGGGGCCTGGGGCCTGACAAACGACTGACAAGCAGCGTGGAGAG GTACAACAGTATGTTCAACCAATGGGAGACGATGGCGCCCATGCCCGAGGCTGTGTTGCACCCTGCAGTGGCTGCTACTAACCAAAGGATATATGTGTTTGGAGGAGCGGATGCCATGCAGAACCCAGTCAGAATAATACAG GTGTATCACATTGCCAGGAACATGTGGTGTAAGATGGAGAACAGAACAGTTAAGAATGTGTCTGCTCCTGCGGCCATTGTTGATGACAAAATCTACATCATTGGAG GATACACCAGGAGAATGATCGCATACGACACCAAGGCCAACCGGTTCGTCAAGTGTGCCAACCTGAAGGAGAGGAGGATGCACCACTCTGCCACCGTTCTCAACGACAAAGTCTACGTCACCGGAGGACGTCACATCAACGGCCACGACGTCATCGAGGACTCAGACAATTTTGAGTGCTATGACCCGAAGACAGACACTTGGACATCTAAGGGGTCTCTGCCGTATAAACTGTTTGACCATGGCTCGCTGACTCTGACGTATTTCTCAAACAGACATGGGCAAAATCAAAGCTCTGATTCATATTCTAATGGTATTATTTGA
- the fbxo32 gene encoding F-box only protein 32, with protein sequence MPFLGQDWRSPGQSWVKTEKGWKKTTADEKNNNNNVSVESFCKAEKEECFNKENLLLSLSFDMSAKKRKKDQMNNNTKVPYFHRENWIYVHKGSTKERHGYCTLGEAFNRLDFCSAIKDTRRFNYVVRLLELIAKSQLPSLSGVAQKNYMNILERVVQKVLDDQQNVRPIKELLQTLYVSLCGLVQDMGKSVLVGNINTWLHRMENILQWQQQLDNIQINRPTSTGMTLTDLPVSLQLNIMQRLTDGKDLVSLGQVCPELGGLTEDRLLWKRLCQYHFTDRQIRKRLMVSDKGQLEWKKMYFKLSRCYPHREQYSDTLHFCTHCHILFWKDTNHPCTANNPDSCTMSLYPQDFINLFNF encoded by the exons ATGCCTTTCCTCGGACAGGACTGGAGGTCGCCGGGTCAGAGTTGGGTTAAAACCGAGAAGGGGTGGAAAAAGACCACAGCAGacgagaaaaacaacaacaacaacgtctCCGTGGAGAG CTTCTGCAAAGCCGAGAAGGAGGAGTGTTTCAACAAGGAGAacctgctgctctctcttagCTTCGACATGTCTGccaagaagaggaaaaaagaccAAATGAACAACAACACCAAGGTCCCCT ATTTCCACAGGGAAAACTGGATTTATGTTCATAAAGGAAGCACCAAGGAG CGCCACGGATATTGTACACTGGGAGAGGCCTTCAACCGCTTGGATTTCTGCAGTGCCATCAAGGACACAAGGAGATTTAATTATGTCGTCAGA CTCCTGGAGCTTATCGCCAAGTCCCAGCTCCCCTCGCTCAGCGGAGTGGCGCAGAAAAACTACATGAATATTCTGGAGAGAGTGGTACAGAAAG TTCTGGATGACCAGCAGAATGTTCGCCCCATCAAAGAGCTGCTGCAGACGCTCTATGTCTCCCTGTGTGGTCTGGTTCAGGACATGGGCAAGTCTGTCCTGGTGGGGAACATCAACACCTGGCTGCACCGCATGGAGAACATCCtgcagtggcagcagcagctAGACAACATCCAGATCAACAGG CCCACATCTACAGGCATGACCCTGACCGACCTGCCTGTCAGTCTCCAGTTGAACATCATGCAGCGTCTGACGGATGGCAAGGACCTGGTCAGCCTGGGCCAGGTGTGCCCCGAGCTGGGGGGCCTCACTGAGGACCGGCTGCTGTGGAAGAGACTCTGCCAGTACCacttcacagacagacag ATCCGGAAGCGCCTGATGGTGTCAGACAAAGGGCAGCTGGAGTGGAAGAAGATGTACTTTAAGCTGAGTCGCTGCTATCCTCACAGAGAGCAGTACAGTGACACCCTGCActtctgcacacactgccacatCCTTTTCTGGAAg GACACAAACCATCCCTGCACAGCCAACAACCCAGACAGCTGCACCATGTCCCTCTACCCTCAAGACTTTATTAACCTTTTCAACTTCTGA
- the prelid3a gene encoding PRELI domain containing protein 3A isoform X1: protein MKIWSTEHVFSYPWETVIKAAMRKYPNPMNTNVVGVDVLDRSLDTQGRLHSHRLLSTEWGLPGIVRAILGTNHTQTYVKEHSIVDPEEKKMELCSTNITLTNLISVDERLLYRPHPDNPEVTVLTQEAIITVKGVSLSSYLEGMMARRMSANARKDCSSTVTTAFPATPHTPPGDSQRLGILCSWYLYAMHWKLRQTVKCCQS from the exons atgaaaatttggAGCACGGAACATGTTTTCAG TTACCCATGGGAGACGGTAATTAAGGCTGCCATGAGGAAGTACCCAAACCCCATGAACACTAATGTGGTCGGGGTGGATGTTCTGGACCGCAGCCTGGATACACAGGGACGCCTGCACAGCCACAGACTCCTCAGCACAGAGTGGGGCCTCCCGGGCATTGTGCGAGCG atacTGGGAACCAACCATACGCAGACGTATGTGAAGGAACACTCCATAGTGGACCCAGAGGAGAAAAAGATGGAGCTGTGCTCAACAAAT ATTACTCTCACCAACCTGATTTCAGTGGATGAGAGGCTTCTTTACAGACCGCACCCAGACAACCCCGAGGT TACCGTCCTGACCCAGGAGGCCATCATCACAGTCAAGGGAGTGAGTCTAAGCAGTTACCTGGAGGGGATGATGGCTAGGAGAATGTCAGCTAACGCCAGGAAG GACTGCAGTTCTACAGTGACAACTGCTTTCCCCGCTACACCTCATACACCACCGGGGGATTCTCAGCGTCTCGGGATCCTCTGCAGTTGGTATTTATACGCCATGCACTGGAAGCTCAGACAGACAGTGAAATGTTGCCAAAGCTGA
- the prelid3a gene encoding PRELI domain containing protein 3A isoform X2, whose protein sequence is MRKYPNPMNTNVVGVDVLDRSLDTQGRLHSHRLLSTEWGLPGIVRAILGTNHTQTYVKEHSIVDPEEKKMELCSTNITLTNLISVDERLLYRPHPDNPEVTVLTQEAIITVKGVSLSSYLEGMMARRMSANARKDCSSTVTTAFPATPHTPPGDSQRLGILCSWYLYAMHWKLRQTVKCCQS, encoded by the exons ATGAGGAAGTACCCAAACCCCATGAACACTAATGTGGTCGGGGTGGATGTTCTGGACCGCAGCCTGGATACACAGGGACGCCTGCACAGCCACAGACTCCTCAGCACAGAGTGGGGCCTCCCGGGCATTGTGCGAGCG atacTGGGAACCAACCATACGCAGACGTATGTGAAGGAACACTCCATAGTGGACCCAGAGGAGAAAAAGATGGAGCTGTGCTCAACAAAT ATTACTCTCACCAACCTGATTTCAGTGGATGAGAGGCTTCTTTACAGACCGCACCCAGACAACCCCGAGGT TACCGTCCTGACCCAGGAGGCCATCATCACAGTCAAGGGAGTGAGTCTAAGCAGTTACCTGGAGGGGATGATGGCTAGGAGAATGTCAGCTAACGCCAGGAAG GACTGCAGTTCTACAGTGACAACTGCTTTCCCCGCTACACCTCATACACCACCGGGGGATTCTCAGCGTCTCGGGATCCTCTGCAGTTGGTATTTATACGCCATGCACTGGAAGCTCAGACAGACAGTGAAATGTTGCCAAAGCTGA
- the prelid3a gene encoding PRELI domain containing protein 3A isoform X4 translates to MKIWSTEHVFSYPWETVIKAAMRKYPNPMNTNVVGVDVLDRSLDTQGRLHSHRLLSTEWGLPGIVRAILGTNHTQTYVKEHSIVDPEEKKMELCSTNITLTNLISVDERLLYRPHPDNPEVTVLTQEAIITVKGGWDAIEWIIQNSESENIPL, encoded by the exons atgaaaatttggAGCACGGAACATGTTTTCAG TTACCCATGGGAGACGGTAATTAAGGCTGCCATGAGGAAGTACCCAAACCCCATGAACACTAATGTGGTCGGGGTGGATGTTCTGGACCGCAGCCTGGATACACAGGGACGCCTGCACAGCCACAGACTCCTCAGCACAGAGTGGGGCCTCCCGGGCATTGTGCGAGCG atacTGGGAACCAACCATACGCAGACGTATGTGAAGGAACACTCCATAGTGGACCCAGAGGAGAAAAAGATGGAGCTGTGCTCAACAAAT ATTACTCTCACCAACCTGATTTCAGTGGATGAGAGGCTTCTTTACAGACCGCACCCAGACAACCCCGAGGT TACCGTCCTGACCCAGGAGGCCATCATCACAGTCAAGGGA GGTTGGGATGCTATTGAGTGGATTATTCAGAACTCTGAAAGCGAGAACATACCTCTGTGA
- the prelid3a gene encoding PRELI domain containing protein 3A isoform X3, with protein sequence MKIWSTEHVFSYPWETVIKAAMRKYPNPMNTNVVGVDVLDRSLDTQGRLHSHRLLSTEWGLPGIVRAILGTNHTQTYVKEHSIVDPEEKKMELCSTNITLTNLISVDERLLYRPHPDNPEVTVLTQEAIITVKGVSLSSYLEGMMARRMSANARKGWDAIEWIIQNSESENIPL encoded by the exons atgaaaatttggAGCACGGAACATGTTTTCAG TTACCCATGGGAGACGGTAATTAAGGCTGCCATGAGGAAGTACCCAAACCCCATGAACACTAATGTGGTCGGGGTGGATGTTCTGGACCGCAGCCTGGATACACAGGGACGCCTGCACAGCCACAGACTCCTCAGCACAGAGTGGGGCCTCCCGGGCATTGTGCGAGCG atacTGGGAACCAACCATACGCAGACGTATGTGAAGGAACACTCCATAGTGGACCCAGAGGAGAAAAAGATGGAGCTGTGCTCAACAAAT ATTACTCTCACCAACCTGATTTCAGTGGATGAGAGGCTTCTTTACAGACCGCACCCAGACAACCCCGAGGT TACCGTCCTGACCCAGGAGGCCATCATCACAGTCAAGGGAGTGAGTCTAAGCAGTTACCTGGAGGGGATGATGGCTAGGAGAATGTCAGCTAACGCCAGGAAG GGTTGGGATGCTATTGAGTGGATTATTCAGAACTCTGAAAGCGAGAACATACCTCTGTGA
- the elovl4a gene encoding elongation of very long chain fatty acids protein 4a, with product MEIVTHFINDTIEFYKWTLTIADKRVQKWPLMDNPLPTLAISISYLLFLWLGPKYMKNREPFQLRKTLIFYNFSMVFLNFFIFKELFMAARSASYSYICQPVDYSEDPNEVRVAGALWWYFISKGIEYLDTVFFILRKKFNQVTFLHVYHHCTMFTLWWIGIKWVAGGQSFFDAHMNAAIHVLMYLYYGLASCGPKIQKYLWWKKYLTIIQMIQFHITIGHTALSLYVNCDFPHWMHYSLICYAITFIILFGNFYYQTYRRQQPRRDASSKAGKALSNGTLNGLSKAANGAALTGSKEEKPQENSGRRKRKGRAKRD from the exons ATGGAGATTGTCACACATTTCATTAATGACACCATAGAATTCTACAAATGGACCCTAACTATTGCAG ACAAGCGAGTGCAGAAATGGCCTCTGATGGACAACCCCCTGCCTACGCTGGCCATCAGCATCTCCTACCTGCTATTCCTCTGGCTGGGGCCCAAATACATGAAGAACAGAGAGCCCTTCCAGCTCCGCAAAACCCTCATTTTCTACAACTTCAGCATGGTTTTCctcaactttttcatctttaaagAG ctgTTTATGgcagcacggtcagcgagctacAGTTACATTTGTCAACCAGTGGACTATTCAGAGGACCCCAATGAAGTCAGG GTGGCAGGAGCTTTGTGGTGGTATTTCATCTCTAAGGGCATCGAATATCTGGACACAGTGTTTTTCATCCTGAGGAAAAAATTCAACCAGGTTACTTTCTTGCATGTTTACCACCACTGCACCATGTTCACGCTCTGGTGGATCGGCATCAAATGGGTGGCAGGAGGACAGT CATTCTTTGATGCACACATGAATGCGGCAATCCATGTCTTGATGTACCTGTATTATGGCCTGGCCTCCTGTGGACCTAAGATCCAAAAGTAcctgtggtggaagaagtacttgACCATCATCCAGATG atCCAGTTCCACATCACCATCGGCCACACAGCCTTGTCCCTCTACGTCAACTGCGACTTCCCCCACTGGATGCATTACTCCCTCATCTGCTACGCCATCACCTTCATCATCCTCTTCGGCAACTTCTACTACCAGACCTACCGCCGCCAGCAGCCCAGACGCGACGCCTCCTCCAAAGCAGGCAAGGCCCTCTCTAACGGGACCCTCAACGGGCTCAGCAAGGCCGCCAACGGAGCAGCGCTGACGGGGAGCAAAGAGGAGAAGCCCCAGGAGAACTctgggaggaggaagaggaaaggaaGAGCTAAGCGAGATTAG